A genomic segment from Sciurus carolinensis chromosome 1, mSciCar1.2, whole genome shotgun sequence encodes:
- the Pla2g2e gene encoding group IIE secretory phospholipase A2 encodes MSLPHLLTFLCLLVALVSGNLVQFGVMIERMTGKSALQYNDYGCYCGIGGSHWPVDQTDWCCHAHDCCYGRLEKLGCEPKLEKYLFSASQQDIVCAGKTTCQRLTCQCDRRAALCFRQYLSTYDRKYAHYPNKLCTGPTPPC; translated from the exons ATGAGCCTTCCCCATCTTCTGACCTTCCTTTGCCTCCTGG TGGCCCTGGTCAGCGGGAACCTGGTCCAGTTCGGGGTGATGATCGAGAGGATGACAGGGAAGTCGGCCCTGCAGTACAATGATTACGGCTGCTACTGTGGCATTGGTGGGTCCCACTGGCCGGTGGACCAGACAGACTG GTGCTGTCACGCCCATGACTGCTGCTACGGGCGGCTGGAGAAGCTGGGCTGTGAACCCAAACTGGAAAAGTACCTTTTCTCCGCCAGCCAGCAGGACATCGTCTGTG CCGGCAAGACCACCTGCCAGCGGCTGACCTGCCAGTGCGACAGGAGGGCTGCGCTCTGCTTTCGCCAGTACCTGAGCACCTACGACCGCAAATACGCCCACTACCCCAACAAGCTGTGCACCGGGCCCACCCCGCCCTGCTAG